The Asterias rubens unplaced genomic scaffold, eAstRub1.3, whole genome shotgun sequence genome contains a region encoding:
- the LOC117305777 gene encoding tubulin epsilon and delta complex protein 1-like: MASSRSSAGRPRDAIGSLCQLLNLKGITGLTPEIFRQAKFNKPEAVAPLWSLLYSLAHYNTHKCIPSKKDATRHATPTDLISSTKHTMWVEGYRCYKLYRLPDDMSGGSREVLLACAWLLAKTDILADIILDDRAMAVADTAHLHLEEVAKAMTRTKGASHSGDTPLSDCAKRLGWMVGRCRMAMRRLYVQQQEFCSLTHQIHVATQGLSVSMDTSHLSPLETFITRHSDQLKTHYDFLETEQSRLHICIRWQEQQQTFWQWMESVLDAKLQDTSDELEEEQADDSTRPNSSSRSGDLMEILIDLEGCTQQLECLVDDDGSPEDARYTSMSLIAEDVRSRLAPPPTATSTRRHSHQTTRFHLTSKQSKAPSAAQSEPIDRIHIQDEITRLSAVVEQLKVELEDLREGHRCRIEDLTSVLPDAVCIPPMGSSR; encoded by the exons ATGGCATCCTCAAGGTCATCAGCCGGACGGCCGAGGGACGCCATCGGGTCTCTATGTCAACTCCTGAATCTTAAAGGAATTACCGGACTTACCCCAGAGATCTTCAGGCAGGCCAAGTTCAACAAACCAGAAGCT gttgCTCCTTTATGGTCACTCCTTTACTCCCTCGCCCACTATAACACCCACAAGTGCATCCCATCTAAGAAAGACGCAACACGCCACGCAACACCAACTGACCTCATCTCCTCAACAAAGCACACCATGTGGGTAGAGGGTTATCGGTGTTACAAGCTATATCGCCTCCCAGATGACATGAGTGGGGGAAGTCGTGAGGTGCTTCTTGCATGCGCCTGGCTCTTGGCCAAGACGGATATCTTAGCTGATATCATTCTCGATGACAGGGCGATGGCGGTAGCCGACACGGCGCACCTACACCTTGAGGAGGTCGCGAAGGCCATGACGAGGACGAAAGGAGCTAGTCACTCGGGTGACACGCCGCTGAGTGACTGCGCTAAGAGGCTGGGGTGGATGGTCGGACGATGTAGAATGGCAATGAGGCGCTTATACGTCCAACAACAGGAATTTTGTAGCCTCACTCACCAG ATTCACGTAGCAACCCAAGGATTAAGTGTTTCCATGGATACCTCGCATCTGTCGCCATTAGAAACCTTCATCACCAGGCATTCagaccaactcaagaca CATTATGACTTCTTAGAGACAGAGCAATCCAGACTTCACATCTGCATCCGATGGCAGGAGCAACAACAAACCTTCTGGCAATGGATG GAGAGTGTGCTAGACGCAAAGCTTCAAGACACGTCAGATGAACTAGAGGAAGAACAAGCTGATGATTCCACCAGACCTAATTCCTCATCGAGGTCAGGTGATCTCATGGAGATCCTTATCGATCTGGAAGGATGCACTCAGCAACTTGAATGCCTCGTTGACGATGATGGCTCTCCTGAAGAT GCTAGATACACCTCTATGTCCTTGATTGCAGAAGACGTCAGATCCAGACTCGCTCCACCTCCCACAGCAACTTCAACAAGACGACACTCTCATCAGACTACCAGGTTCCATCTCACAAGCAAACAATCTAAAGCGCCCTCTGCAGCTCAGAGTGAACCAATCGATAGAATCCATATCCAGGACGAGATCACGAGACTCTCGGCGGTCGTCGAGCAATTGAAAGTGGAGTTGGAGGACCTGAGGGAAGGCCATCGGTGTCGGATTGAGGACTTGACCTCTGTGCTCCCTGACGCTGTGTGTATTCCTCCCATGGGGTCATCAAGATGA